In Aspergillus fumigatus Af293 chromosome 6, whole genome shotgun sequence, the genomic window CGCCTTCCAGATTGACGGAGCCGACGCGGCCAGCGTCTGCTTCATTGGTCAAGTCCGCAACATCAGCTCACAGAGCACAAACGTCACATACaagattgatgatggcacAGGGGAGATTGAAGTGAAGCAGTGGATAGACACACAGACCGCCGACACGATGGAGACGGATGATGGGAAAGCCGGCACTGGGAAGAACCAAGTCGAGCTAAACGGATTCGCAAAGGTGTTCGGAAAGATCAAGTCCTTCGGGAATAAGCGATACGTGGGAGCGCACTGTGTACGGCCAACGACGAACCTCAACGAGGTACACTGCCACCTTCTCGAGGCCGCTGCGATCCATTTGTTTTTTACGCGTGGTCCTCCTGGTGGTGGAGCCGCTGGCGGCGCTTCTGGTGCTGGGGCCAACGCGGACGCCGCAATGGGCGGTGCAAATGACTACGGTACTGGCAACAGTAATCTCCCTGCTATGAGCCCTGCCGCTCGGAGAGTCTATAACCTCTTGAAGACTGAGCCTCAAAGCAACGAGGGTCTACACGCTCAGTTGATCGCCGCCAAATTGAATCTGCCGATGCCCGATGTAGCACGGGCTGGAGAGGAGTTGCTTACTGCTGGTGTTATTTTCTCAACTGTCGATGAACAGACTTGGGCGATTCTGGAGTACTAGGATGATTGCGTATTGCATATACCGCTAATGTGACATTTTATGAGTTTGTGGCGGGAAATAAAAGGTGTAAAGGCCTGGACCTTTCAAATTTATACTATGTACCTATGAAGTCTATATCCTTCTTGACGAGACAGCAGACTTACACCCTCCTATATGAAGCCTCCAGCCGAATGCTCATTAAATCTCAACGTCCATTTATACATTCCCATTCTGACAACGGCGAGCCCCACCATATCATAtgcatcatcaatcataGCATCAACTATGCAAAGACATTATGCCATTGCGTTTCTGCGAAGGGCATCAGTTACAGCCCTATTCCAATCTGCCCGAGTGAGGAAGATCATCTCGATGATCGAGACGAGACAAAGCGCAATAGCGACTCCGGACCAGAGACCAAACAGACCCCAATTCAGTCCGAAAGTTGTGCCAAAGCTGATCGGCATCGCAATGGCGTAGTATGAAAACAGCTGGACGTAACCTCCAATTTCTTGCCTTCCAATACCGCGCATGATACCATTGCAGTTAGCCGCGAGGGCGTCAAAAAGCTGAAACGCTGCGCAGAGAGGTAGCACTCCAGCTACGAGCTTGATCACTTCCTCATCTGAAGTGAACAAAAGGGGAATGTAATGGCGCAGAGACGAGAGGACGATCATATTCAACAGACCGACGATGACCGCACCTCCCATGGTCACCTTCGCGGAAGTCTTCGCGGCATCCACAAGCGTTGCACCGATGAGATTTGCGACGCGAGTACTGCCGGAGATAGACACTGGGAACGGAATTTGGAACGTAATGCTTGCGATCGTAGACAAGATCGACTGCGCAGCGAGGGGAGTTGTGCCAAGCCATGACGATGCCAGAGTTAAGACTTCAAAGGCAAGGCATTCGGCCTCCACCATGACCAATCCGGGAAGTGCAAGCTGGATCATCGGACCCCAGTTTCGAAATGCACGATTTGTCAAGCCATTCCAGCATTCTGAGCCCGCAACGAAGTACACGTAGAGAAACAGGAAGAATGGCATTAGCCAATCGGTAATGGCGACCGAGATCGGTGCACCAACAAAACCCAATCCAACTTTCTAATTACGAGTCAGTCAAGTTCCACCATACTGTGTAAGATAATGATTGGAGCGGTCATACCCAGACGAGGAACCAATTCATGAATGCGTTAAACGGGGCGCAAATCAACAGAACGAAGAGGGATGCCGAGAACAATCCCTGTGCCTGCATGTACCGTTTCCCGCTCTCAAAGCAAGCATACCCTGGTGCGCCTAGAGCAACCACCTTCAGATATAAACCTGCCAACTTGGCAACCTCTTTCTCCGGAACAATTCTCAGCAGGATCATGTCGGCAAAAAACCAAATCAATGCAATAGGAATGGTAATAGtccaaaggaagaagaccatCTTCTGCATTTGCAGACCAacaagcttcttctttccagATCCATATGCTTGCGAGCAGAGAGTGTCCAAGCTAGTCGCTAAACCTTGGTAAACTATATGACACAATTAGAATGACAGGATTAACTTAGAATGGAGAACTGAACGAACCTGCGTAGCCGGTGATGTTTGCAGTCATACTTGCCAAGCTGACAGCACCGAGCTCCTTCTTGCCAAGATGACCCACACTGAATATGCTCGCTACTGTCAGGGAatactgaagaagaaaggtAACAGTAAGCGGAGCAGCGTATCGGCTTATCACCAGAGCTTCTCGCTTCCATGTTGTATGTATCAGACCGGCAACTACCGCTTCTTCCCACTTTCGATCAATCGCTTCAGCATCTCTCAGGCTATAGCCAGAGCCACCATTCCCAGCTTCAAGCAGAGAGGTAGTTTCTGTTGGTACAGCAACAGCTTCCGTCCTCTCCCGCCTCTCCACTCCACTGCTGGACTCCAGTGAATCTCCAGACCTGAGGCTGCGGGACAGAAGGCCGCTGAATCTACGCCGCCGTCCGTTCTGGTCACCTGCTCTGATTTTATCCGGAATAACATGATTATCCGCCAGAAGTCGTCTTTCCTCTTCGATTGCCTGGTCGCGCTCCCTCCACGAAAGACATTCCGGCTCTCCTCGGTGCGGAACAACTGTGCTATGCGATACAGTAGTGAAAAAGCTGGGCCGTTGGTAAGAGCCAACTAAAGAATGGGGGGTTGTACCGGGCTGACTATTGATCGCACGTACGGTCGATGCCTCGGAGtgttcttcgtcttcagtgTTATTTATGGAGTCTTCATTATCGGCATAGTTTTCAAGATCTCGAGCAATTGCTGTTTCCGCCAGAGGGGAGCTGGACATGCGACGACCGTGATATGTTTGCTCATCTGCGTTGAGCGAGCGACTGCCTTGAGAGCGAACCATAGTGACAATTCATTAGAAACAGATAATTAATCTGTCAATTTGCCGAATCTATCGAAGGATGCTGATATACGCAGCAGCTGTCATCCACCCGGTCCAAGTACTCAAAGTTGAAGCGTTCTCAGCCCTCCATTGAAATACAGGAACGAAGCACAGTGATTGGGAGCGGGACGAACAGGGCTGGGGGAGCTAAAGTAGCAGACTTCGACTCGATGACCGCCCGCGGCGATAGAAGATCAGGAATAAAGTTGTGAGGGTCAGTTATTGAAAGGGCCCCACTGCCTTTTGACGCCGTCCGGATGAACCAGTCATGACTCATCTCGTATCAATTGACTTTCGGACCAAGAAGACCTTGTTAGTGGAGTTCTCAAATACAGAGTCACGAGTAAAGGAGTACTTTCAAGCAAGTTCAATTCCTCCCTCACACATCAGGAGTCTCTGCTTAGTACTGTTGCGTTGTTTCCTTCGTGCGGTCGACCCCGCAAGTGTTAAATGTAGACTCCACTCGGGATCATCCCATCCAAACATAACAATGACTGCAAGACACAGAATCTCAATTATTGACTGGTTGACCGACACCCACTAAAATTCCGTGTGGTTTgccatactctgtacttgCTCTCTATTTCGAAGATTGATAGACAAATCACATTGGACAAGATGCCGGCACAGATCAAAAATTTGCAGGGCGTGAGTTGACACATGACATCAGTCTCAGAGTGGACTAGCAGATGCATATCACGTGCTCCTATCATCGGATCAATCAATAACTGGGCTCAAAAGTGTCCATCAATCCTGCTTGACTAGGGAAAAATCGAGGCTATCTCCGCGCCATGAATTTCATAGCTGCCCCTGGATGA contains:
- a CDS encoding MATE family efflux transporter, whose protein sequence is MVRSQGSRSLNADEQTYHGRRMSSSPLAETAIARDLENYADNEDSINNTEDEEHSEASTVRAINSQPGTTPHSLVGSYQRPSFFTTVSHSTVVPHRGEPECLSWRERDQAIEEERRLLADNHVIPDKIRAGDQNGRRRRFSGLLSRSLRSGDSLESSSGVERRERTEAVAVPTETTSLLEAGNGGSGYSLRDAEAIDRKWEEAVVAGLIHTTWKREALVISRYAAPLTVTFLLQYSLTVASIFSVGHLGKKELGAVSLASMTANITGYAVYQGLATSLDTLCSQAYGSGKKKLVGLQMQKMVFFLWTITIPIALIWFFADMILLRIVPEKEVAKLAGLYLKVVALGAPGYACFESGKRYMQAQGLFSASLFVLLICAPFNAFMNWFLVWKVGLGFVGAPISVAITDWLMPFFLFLYVYFVAGSECWNGLTNRAFRNWGPMIQLALPGLVMVEAECLAFEVLTLASSWLGTTPLAAQSILSTIASITFQIPFPVSISGSTRVANLIGATLVDAAKTSAKVTMGGAVIVGLLNMIVLSSLRHYIPLLFTSDEEVIKLVAGVLPLCAAFQLFDALAANCNGIMRGIGRQEIGGYVQLFSYYAIAMPISFGTTFGLNWGLFGLWSGVAIALCLVSIIEMIFLTRADWNRAVTDALRRNAMA